ACATCTTCGCGAAGTCGGTGGAAAGGAATACTTCGAAAAGCTCATGGCCGCCTTCGAAGAAAACTGCGCCGAGCACATCGCCGTCTATGGACCAGACAACCACATGCGCTTGACCGGACTGCACGAGACCCAGTCCATCGACAAGTTCTCGTGGGGCATCGCAGATCGTGGTGCCTCCGTGCGGGTCCCACACAGCTTCGCCAAGAATGACTGGAAGGGCTACCTCGAGGATCGTCGCCCGAACTCCCAGGGAGACCCCTATGCCATCGCCAGCCGCATCCTGCAGACCATCGCCAGCGTCGAAGTCTAAGGAGTCGCCTGAAGCCATTTTGAACAAGCGGCGCTCCTCTCGCAGGGGCGCCGCTTTTTTTGTTTTATACCAAGCTGCAGAATTGGCTGGTAGAATGGCCGAGTGGATTTCGGGCCAGACTAGGGCGCGACGAGGGCGCGGTGCAGGCACCGTAACCGAGGAGCAACGCAGGGCTGGCTCGAAAGACACCAGCTCTCCCTTCCCCGCGCTTCGGCGCCTCTTCCCCACAACACCTCCCCTCCATTCTACCTGTGAATTCTGGAGATTGGTATAAGACTTCCTAGGACTCAGCCTTTTCCTTGAGCATGGGAACCCACTCGACCTCGTCTCGCACTCGATTCAAGCTCACCAGCGCGATGGCAATAGCCACTGAGACTGCCAGCACCAGAAGGGTCTTGCTGGCCGTTTCTTTTCGTCGATTCTCCACCCCCCACCCTCCCCCGCGGGCCCGTCTTGGCAAGACCAGAGGCCATGGAGGAACACCCAAAGTTTCCTTTGACACAAACGGCGCCCGACCTACACTCCACGCTCCCTACGCCCCAGGTCAAATCCGCTTCTTTCTTAAATGAAAACCTTTTCCGCCAAAGCCGAAACCACCGAACGCCAGTGGTGGGTCATCGATGCCACCGGACGCGTGGTGGGTGACGTCGCCGTGCAGGCCGCCCGCCTTCTCCGGGGAAAGAACAAACCCACCTTCACTCCCCATGTCGACACCGGAGACTTCGTCGTCATTGTGAACGCCGAAAAAGCCGAATTCACAGGCACCAAGGAACTCAATAAGGTCTACTTTCGCCACACCGGCTGGGTCGGAGGCGTGCGGACGGAGACGCCCGCCAGCCTGCGGGAAAAGCATCCCGAGCGGATCCTTGAGCATGCCATCAAAGGGATGATCCCTCATAATCGACTCGGCCGCCAAATCATCAAGAAGCTGAAAGTCTACCCGGGTGCGGAGCATCCCCATCAAGCCCAAAATCCGCAGCCCGCCCGATCAGCCGCCTGACCTCCCTCTCATCCATGAGTGACACCGCCACCATCTCCACCATCGGTCGACGCAAGACCTCCATCGCGCGCGTCCAAATGAAGCCCGGCGAAGGCCGCATCACGGTCAACGGCCGGAACTTCGAGGACTACTTTCCGACCGTCGTTCATCAAAACTCGCTTCTCCAGCCCTTCCAAATCGTGGGCAAAAACAAGCAGTTCAATCTGACCGTCAACGCGCAGGGCGGTGGCCTGAGCGGGCAAGTGGGGGCCATTCGTCTGGCTGTCGCCCGCGCCCTGATCGAAAGCGATAGTGAGTTGCGGAGCGACCTCAAGGAAGCGGGGCTTCTCCGCCGCGACCCTCGGATGAAAGAACGCAAAAAGGCCGGCCAGCCCGGCGCTCGCAAGCGCTTCCAATTCTCCAAGCGCTGATCCGCCTTTCCCACTGCCTTTCTCTCTCTCGAAGCCGCGTTCCCCCCCGACGCGGCTTCTTTTTTGCACTGACAGGGGCGGGCACTCATGCGAGGTTCCCTCCCATGCACGATGGGCCCCGCTCTCTTTGCTGGGCCCTGGCCTGGCCGCTCTTGCTCAGTCATTTGCGGGCCCGCCTTCAAGACGTGACCCTAGGCGATCCCCGCTTCCGGCACCTCGACAGGGTGACCTATCTGGAGGCGCTACCCGAGGGGGAGCTGTTGAGTTGTTCCCGTGATGGCACCACCCGGATCTGGGACTTGGAAACCGGGCAAACTCGCCTCCTTCTCGATCATGGCGGGAGGGACGTCTGGAACGCTCGGCCCCTCCCAGCACGCCAGGAAATCCTCACCAGCGATAGCCGAAGGATGGTGCTTTGGAATTCCCGGACGGGAGAGAAGCTTCGGGAATGGACAACCGAGAATGATTGTTTGCAGTTTGATCTCACCCGCGATGGAAAAGGGTTTGTCGTGGGAGACGCCGACGGCTTCCTGCGCGCCTACCGCTGGGATCAAGACCAGCCCTACTACCAGGAAAAGCTCAATGGAAAGGCTGACTGGATCTACACCACCCTGGCGCTTCCCCAGCGCCCCAAGGTGCTCGCGGGCAATAAAGAGGGCGAGCTCTTCTTGGTGGACTTGGAGAAGCCCAGCCAAATCCAGACCCTCTTGAAAGAACTCGGCTCGATCCCCAGCATGCGCATTTCTCCCGGGCGCGACTTTTTAGTTGTCTGCAGCACGGAAGACCAGGCAGTGCGTTGCCTCGATGCTCGCTTGCTGATGGAGTCCTGGTCGCGCACGCTTCCGCGAGCGCCAACGGTCGCCTCTTGGTCGCCCGATGGGACACGCCTGGCCGTCAGTTGCGATGACAGCCAGATCTATCTCTTAGACGCGATCACGGGCCAGATCCTAAAGACCTTTCCCCATCCGGGTGAAGCTCATTGGCCGACCGCTTGGTCGCCCGATGGAAAACGAATCTACTCCGGCGGAGACACCTGCATTTTCACCTGGGAAGTAGCCACTGGTCGACGACTTTTCCCGGAGGCACCGCCTCACCTCGAAAAGGTGAAGGGCCTCGTTCCCCTCTCTCCCACCCAGCTGCTGACCCATGGGCAGCTCGGCAATCTGGTTCTCTGGTCGCTCGCAGACCAAGCCCCTCTCGCCCAGCTTGCGTTGGAGGAAGAAATCCGAGCCCACCATTATGACCCAAGTGAGCGAAGCCTGCGACTGGTCGACCGTCGCGATTTGGTGCGTCAGGTTCAGATCCATGAGCAGAGTCTCCGAGAAAAAGAAGGGACGCCGCTCAAGGGGCACTTCTTCGCCTTTGCCTAGAAAGGCCTGCTCCTCTACACGAACTACTCCGAAAAGCTCCACCTTCATCAACTCTCCCCCGACCAGCACCTCGCCACCGCAGAAATCCCCCAGGAAAGGATACGTGCCCTTCGGGCCCAAGCTGGAGGCAATCAAGTCGTCGTAATTGGCGCTCGAAGCGATTTTCATCTGTGGTCGGTTTCTCCCCTCAAGGAGAAGCAAACCTTCCGGCTGCCCGAGGAACCCGATCATCGCATACGGCTCGACTTCTCGCCCGCTGGACCCATGGCTGTCAGCTTGGGAGAACAACTTCTGCTGTGGCACTCCACCCAGCGAGTCTCCCAAGAATTGGCTAGCGCGGAAGAAATTGCCCAAGCCATGGCCGACTTGAGCGCGTCCTCCTTTGCGGACCGAGAACGAGCGACCGCCTTTCTTCTCTCGATTCGAGCCCAGGCGGGCCCGGCGCTCCAAGCCCTCCAGTCCAAGGACCCAGAAGTCCTCAGGCGGAAATCCCGCATCCTGGCCTCCCTCCCGGAAATGACCCCGTTTCAAAAAGAACCCTTCGCCTTGACTCTTCCGGGAGAAGCCGAGGCCCTGGCTCTCTCCCCGGACGGTCGCTTCTGGGCCACCGCTCGAAAGGACCCCGGCCTGTGGCACTCCACCATCACTTGGGGACGCATCCACCCAGACAGCTTGGAAGTGCTCTCCACCTTCCCGACCCGCTCGGGCCCCCCTTGAACTCCCGTTCTCGCCAGCAGGCCCGCTGGAGTCCACCTGGCTTTATAGCGCCAACGCCGACGGCACAGCCACGGGGTGGCGACTTTCTGCAAATTGATCCGACTCTCGGAACGTGCTAGGTCAGCTCCCATGAGGTTGGTCTCTTGGAACGTCAATGGTTTGCGAGCGGTCTTGAAAAAAGACTTCCTAGGATTTTTCGAAAAGGAGCCTTTCGATGTGCTCTGCCTCCAAGAAGTGAAGGCCGAGCGTGAGCAGGTCGACTTGAGCTTCGCGGGCCACGAGTGGCATATTCAGTGGAATCCAGCCATCAAGAAAGGCTACAGCGGCGTCGCCACCTTCACCCGCAGCCAACCACTCAGCGTCTCGCGAGGTCTTGGAATCGAAGAGCACGACCAGGAAGGGCGGGTCCTGACCCTGGAATTCCCCGAATACCATCTCGTCAATGTCTACACGCCCAACTCTCAAAACGAACTTCGTCGACTCGCCTACCGGCAGGAATGGGACGCAGCCTTTCTACGCTACCTCAAAAAGTTGGAAACCTCCAAACCCGTCGTGGCCTGTGGTGACTTCAATGTGGCCCATGAGGAAATCGACCTAGCCCGCCCTCAGGCCAATCGCCGGAACGCCGGCTTCACCGACGAGGAACGGGCCGGATTTTCGGCTCTTCTGCGAGAAGGTTTCATCGACACGTTCCGCCTCTTCCAAAGCGGGGGCGGCCACTACAGCTGGTGGAGCTACCGCGCAAACGCTCGCGCCAACAACGTAGGCTGGCGGATCGACTACTGGCTCGTCTCCCAAACGCTCCAGTCGAAAATCGAAGCAGCCGAAATCCGAGCCGATATCATGGGCTCAGACCACTGCCCGGTAGCCCTCACCTTAAGCGAAAAGAAATAGGCAAAGACGTCCCGCTGCTAGAAACAGCAGGTATTGGTGGCCCGCGACGTCCCCGGCGCGGCGGGGGCGATGAGCCAATTCGCAAACCACTCACCCACCCAAGGCCTTTCCGGCTATCTATCACTTGGGTAAGGCTGCACCCAGAACAAGAAGTCTCCCCCCACCGCGCCGGGGACGTCGCGGGCCACCGGGGAAAGCTGGCTACTCCGGTTTCCAGAGGGCCTCTGCCAGGATGATTTCCACGTCCACTTTCTTGGGGGAGTTCCAGTGTGGCGGCTTGCGCTTCAAGATGCAGGGTTCAGGCATCCTTGTCATTTGCCAAGTAGTGGATCCCGAGAGCGGGCCAGCTTTCGTCTTCTCCTAAAGCAAAGGAAGCTCTGGTATGGGTTGTCAGTTTCCCATCAGCCAGAAGAGTCTTCCATCTGTTGGCTGCACGCCGATGGCAGGATGATTGTTTTGGCCTTGTCTCACTTCCTCGGCCACTTCCTTTTTCCCATCACCCCGCAATAGGAAGGCCACCGCGCGGGCCGCGTTCAGCAAGGGGTAGGTGAAAGTCAGGCGCCAAGTGTCGAACTTTTCGACGAAGTTGGGGATGACCCAGCGGTCTTGCTCCGTGAGTCCTTTCGATTCGGGAAAAAGCGAAGCGGTGTGCCCATCCCCACCCAGGCCAAGGAGGATGAGATCATGGCGGAAGATTCCTTCTGGGCCGGCTTTCTCCCGGAGAGCTTGCTCGTAGGCCTTGGCGGCCTCCGCCGGGTCAAGCTCGCCCCGCATGCGAAGCACATTGGCTTCGGGGATGTCGATTTGGCCCAAGAGGGTTTCTCTGGCCATGCGGAAGTTGCTTTCTTCGTGGTCGGCCGGGACCATTCGCTCGTCCCCAAAGGTCACGATGACTTGGTTCCAATCGAGCGGACGTTTGGCCAAGGCGGCATAAACGGGCGCCGGAGTGCCGCCACCGCTCAAAGAGAGGCGAAACTCCCCCCGGGAGGCGATGGCCTCAGTGGCAGCTTGTTCGATGAAGGCGACGGCGTCAGGGACGAAGTGTTCCAGGGAGAGAATTTCAGCTTGGGGCATGCGATCAGTGAGATGTTTCGGGCGGCAGGTAGGCGCAGGGGACCAAGCTTTGCAAGGTCGCGCTGCCGGCCCGGCGCATTTCTCCCCGGAGGTGGGCGAGAGAGGCCTTTTTGAGCCGCACGGAGAAGGCGCTTCCGCCGAGCAAGTGTCCGATAAGGGCGCTCAAATCCGGCTCATGTCCCACCACCAGGAGGCAGGGTAGCTCGCGATAAGCTTGAATCTCTTGCAGAAACTCGCGCCCCGCGACTCCCGCAGTCAGCCACGGCTCGGAAACGGGCCGAGCCAGCTGGAGCTCTTGGCAGACTCTCTCCGCCGTCTCGAAGGCCCGACGAATCGGGCTGCTCAAGACCAGGTCTGGTCGAAGATGGTGGGCCTGAAGGAAGCGCGCGACCCGGCGGCCTTGGCGCTGGCCTTTTTCTGTGAGGGCACGATCGGCGTCTGGCTTGAGGCCGTGGTCCTCAGCGGTGGCGTGGCGGAGTAGTAGCAGGTCCAAAATCAATCGTCACATGACCATGCCCCCATCAATGGCCAAGACCTGGCCCGTGATGTAGCGGCCTTCCTCACTCGCGAGGTAGGCGGCGGCGGCCGCGATGTCCTCGACTGCCCCAAAGCTTTTCAGGGGAATCTTTTCCAAGACCCCTTGCTTGATCTCATCCGAGAGGACCTCCGTCATCTCGGTATCGATGAAGCCCGGCGCGAGAGCGTTGGCGGTCACTCCCCGAGAGGCCAATTCGCGAGCGACGGATTTGGTGAATCCGATCAGCCCCGCCTTGCTGGCGGCGTAGTTGGCTTGCCCAGCGTTTCCGATCAGTCCAATGACGGAGGCCACGTTGAGGATCCGCCCAGCGGGCGATTTCATGAGCGCTCGCTGGAAGGCTTTCACGGTGTGGAAAGCGCCTTTCAGATTGGTATCGAGCACCGTGTCCCAATCGGCATCCTTCATCCGCATCAAGAGCGTGTCGCGAGTGACCCCGGCGTTGTTCACGAGAATGTCGACCTTGCCAAAGTCTTCTAGGGTTTGCTTGGCCAGGGAGGCGACCGCTTCGGCATCGGCCACATCCACGGCATAGGCGCGGGCGGCTTCCGGGTGGGTTTGGTTGATTTCGGCGGCCGCCGCCGCACAGCTGGCTTCGTTCCGGCTGACCACGGCCACTTTGGCCCCCTCGCCGGCCAGTTTGGCCGCAATGGCCTTGCCAATCCCTCGTCCTCCGCCCGTCACGACGGCCACCTTCTCTGCGAAACGACTCATGGTTTGTCCTTTCATGACGCGCTCTTCTTTGCAACCGCTTTCCCCCGACTGGACAAGCGCGCCCCGCTTCGTAGT
The genomic region above belongs to Verrucomicrobiota bacterium and contains:
- the rplM gene encoding 50S ribosomal protein L13 → MKTFSAKAETTERQWWVIDATGRVVGDVAVQAARLLRGKNKPTFTPHVDTGDFVVIVNAEKAEFTGTKELNKVYFRHTGWVGGVRTETPASLREKHPERILEHAIKGMIPHNRLGRQIIKKLKVYPGAEHPHQAQNPQPARSAA
- the rpsI gene encoding 30S ribosomal protein S9; its protein translation is MSDTATISTIGRRKTSIARVQMKPGEGRITVNGRNFEDYFPTVVHQNSLLQPFQIVGKNKQFNLTVNAQGGGLSGQVGAIRLAVARALIESDSELRSDLKEAGLLRRDPRMKERKKAGQPGARKRFQFSKR
- a CDS encoding exodeoxyribonuclease III, with amino-acid sequence MRLVSWNVNGLRAVLKKDFLGFFEKEPFDVLCLQEVKAEREQVDLSFAGHEWHIQWNPAIKKGYSGVATFTRSQPLSVSRGLGIEEHDQEGRVLTLEFPEYHLVNVYTPNSQNELRRLAYRQEWDAAFLRYLKKLETSKPVVACGDFNVAHEEIDLARPQANRRNAGFTDEERAGFSALLREGFIDTFRLFQSGGGHYSWWSYRANARANNVGWRIDYWLVSQTLQSKIEAAEIRADIMGSDHCPVALTLSEKK
- the pgl gene encoding 6-phosphogluconolactonase, with the protein product MPQAEILSLEHFVPDAVAFIEQAATEAIASRGEFRLSLSGGGTPAPVYAALAKRPLDWNQVIVTFGDERMVPADHEESNFRMARETLLGQIDIPEANVLRMRGELDPAEAAKAYEQALREKAGPEGIFRHDLILLGLGGDGHTASLFPESKGLTEQDRWVIPNFVEKFDTWRLTFTYPLLNAARAVAFLLRGDGKKEVAEEVRQGQNNHPAIGVQPTDGRLFWLMGN
- the sixA gene encoding phosphohistidine phosphatase SixA — encoded protein: MILDLLLLRHATAEDHGLKPDADRALTEKGQRQGRRVARFLQAHHLRPDLVLSSPIRRAFETAERVCQELQLARPVSEPWLTAGVAGREFLQEIQAYRELPCLLVVGHEPDLSALIGHLLGGSAFSVRLKKASLAHLRGEMRRAGSATLQSLVPCAYLPPETSH
- the fabG gene encoding 3-oxoacyl-[acyl-carrier-protein] reductase, translating into MSRFAEKVAVVTGGGRGIGKAIAAKLAGEGAKVAVVSRNEASCAAAAAEINQTHPEAARAYAVDVADAEAVASLAKQTLEDFGKVDILVNNAGVTRDTLLMRMKDADWDTVLDTNLKGAFHTVKAFQRALMKSPAGRILNVASVIGLIGNAGQANYAASKAGLIGFTKSVARELASRGVTANALAPGFIDTEMTEVLSDEIKQGVLEKIPLKSFGAVEDIAAAAAYLASEEGRYITGQVLAIDGGMVM